The Sesamum indicum cultivar Zhongzhi No. 13 linkage group LG6, S_indicum_v1.0, whole genome shotgun sequence genome has a segment encoding these proteins:
- the LOC105164396 gene encoding probable lysophospholipase BODYGUARD 3, producing the protein MAVEKHVVSVLTMAGGILHEILSFIVFTMLDLLDFLLCYAFKVADVIMEAERKPCYCSSGKEAITSSGKILVSEQGESKIVSLTCSKLQLEEISDTLYARPSWVSKFSKCSFLQSSKRISRRSAGPVRPTFTVNPTIVEMLQGRIGRQQMFPVPRWSDCDCKTCTSWTSSSCKETLFVKADGAKDIVQEDVLFIHGFISSSAFWTETLYPNFSKSAKSKYRLLAVDLLGFGRSPKPTDSLYTLREHLEMIERSVLEAYNVKSFHIVAHSLGCILALALAVKHPGSVKSLTLLAPPYFPAPKGEASAQHMMRRIAPRRLWPMITFGASIACWYEHITRAFCLVMCKNHRLWESITRLLTGNRVRTYLFDCFFLHTHNAAWHTLHNIICGTAGKIEGYLDEVENKLKCEITILHGKDDELIPVECSYNVQSRIPRAHVKVVENKDHITIVVGRQKAFARELEGIWNSAASGHRV; encoded by the exons ATGGCCGTCGAGAAACACGTTGTATCAGTTCTAACAATGGCAGGAGGAATCCTGCACGAAATCTTGAGTTTCATCGTTTTTACTATGTTAGACCTCCTGGATTTCCTTCTTTGCTACGCCTTCAAGGTCGCGGATGTTATCATGGAAGCTGAGCGGAAGCCTTGCTATTGTTCATCAGGGAAGGAAGCAATCACCAGCAGCGGGAAGATCCTGGTTTCCGAACAAGGGGAGTCAAAGATAGTCAGTTTAACTTGCAGCAAGTTGCAGCTGGAGGAAATCTCCGACACTCTCTACGCTCGCCCGTCGTGGGTTTCCAAGTTCTCGAAATGCAGCTTTCTGCAGTCCTCGAAGAGGATCAGCCGACGAAGTGCGGGGCCGGTTCGGCCTACGTTCACTGTTAATCCGACCATCGTTGAAATGCTGCAAGGCAGGATTGGGAGGCAGCAGATGTTTCCGGTTCCTAGATGGTCGGATTGCGATTGCAAGACTTGCACATCTTGGACTTCGTCCTCCTGCAAAGAAACTCTCTTTGTGAAAGCTGATGGTGCTAAAG ACATTGTGCAAGAAGATGTGTTGTTCATTCATGGGTTCATATCATCCTCAGCATTCTGGACCGAAACACTGTACCCCAACTTCTCAAAGTCTGCGAAATCCAAATACAGATTGCTTGCGGTGGATCTGCTAGGGTTTGGGAGGAGCCCTAAGCCTACGGATTCGCTGTACACGTTGAGAGAGCACTTAGAGATGATTGAGAGGTCTGTTCTTGAGGCGTACAATGTCAAATCTTTCCACATTGTGGCGCATTCGTTGGGCTGCATTTTGGCTCTTGCTCTTGCCGTCAAGCATCCAGGCTCGGTCAAGTCCTTGACGTTACTTGCACCG CCATATTTTCCAGCGCCAAAGGGTGAAGCATCCGCACAACACATGATGAGAAGAATTGCCCCACGGCGGCTGTGGCCGATGATCACATTTGGTGCGTCAATAGCTTGTTGGTACGAACACATCACTCGGGCGTTTTGCCTTGTGATGTGCAAGAACCACCGTCTCTGGGAATCTATCACCAGACTACTCACCGGAAACAG GGTGAGAACGTACTTGTTCGACTGCTTCTTTCTTCATACACACAACGCTGCGTGGCATACCCTACACAACATCATCTGTGGAACTGCTGGAAAGATCGAAGGCTACTTGGACGAGGTCGAGAACAAATTGAAGTGCGAGATCACGATACTTCATGGGAAAGATGATGAGCTGATTCCTGTCGAGTGCAGTTACAACGTGCAATCAAGAATCCCTAGAGCCCATGTTAAGGTGGTCGAGAACAAAGATCACATTACCATAGTCGTCGGAAGGCAAAAGGCCTTTGCTCGGGAGCTTGAGGGTATTTGGAACAGTGCAGCAAGTGGCCATAGGGTGTGA